A single window of Candidatus Nitrosocosmicus arcticus DNA harbors:
- a CDS encoding RNA-binding domain-containing protein, translating to MFSSVDISILVHATEDENKILNHILECFKLSANVVTIDCVKTEGHWKNPIIRLNITASSDIERIYVDLCNQLKINYGSEDFDKYLKNNLDEKGSVYIRLNKQKLCLRTLLLSDTDAVRMIFKKKGKFEK from the coding sequence TTGTTTTCATCCGTAGATATTTCGATATTAGTTCATGCAACGGAGGATGAAAACAAGATATTGAATCACATTCTGGAATGTTTTAAACTCTCGGCCAATGTAGTGACAATTGACTGTGTGAAAACTGAAGGGCATTGGAAAAATCCAATAATACGACTAAACATAACAGCGTCATCCGATATAGAACGTATATACGTAGACCTTTGCAACCAGTTAAAAATTAACTATGGATCTGAGGACTTTGATAAATATTTGAAAAACAACCTTGATGAAAAAGGCTCGGTATATATTCGTCTAAATAAACAAAAACTTTGTTTAAGAACTCTTCTCCTTTCTGATACTGATGCCGTCAGAATGATATTCAAAAAGAAAGGGAAATTTGAAAAATAA
- a CDS encoding 30S ribosomal protein S3ae: MAKGSRRGGRVRDKWRDKQWIIVNAPPAFDKVPLNYIPISDINKAKGRVIENTLYDVLKQDPTQHQTKIFVQIDRINSGMASTIFKGHEYAKEFLRSLIRRGSSMINFVDEFTTSDGYVFRVSATAFSQRRINSSKKHEIRLSMAKLLTEKIPVLSLNEFVKEVTMGKMSSEMLDVAKKVASIRHVGVRKTKLISSPIQVNEEKIDSEVPVTEADPEISTEEDIVTVPKEEIEKEEDT; encoded by the coding sequence ATGGCAAAAGGTTCCAGACGAGGGGGCAGGGTTCGCGATAAATGGAGAGATAAACAATGGATTATAGTAAATGCTCCGCCCGCATTTGACAAAGTCCCTCTAAATTATATCCCAATTTCCGATATTAATAAGGCAAAAGGAAGGGTAATTGAAAATACATTATATGATGTGCTAAAGCAAGATCCAACCCAACATCAAACTAAGATTTTTGTTCAGATTGATAGGATTAATTCTGGAATGGCTTCTACAATATTTAAGGGACATGAATATGCAAAAGAGTTTCTGCGAAGTCTCATCCGACGAGGCAGCTCTATGATAAATTTTGTTGACGAATTCACAACATCTGATGGTTATGTTTTTAGGGTCTCTGCCACAGCTTTTAGTCAGAGGAGAATAAATTCATCAAAAAAACATGAGATCAGACTATCTATGGCTAAATTATTGACTGAAAAAATTCCTGTATTGTCTCTTAATGAGTTTGTGAAAGAGGTGACCATGGGAAAAATGAGTTCTGAAATGCTGGATGTTGCAAAGAAGGTAGCCAGTATCCGTCATGTGGGTGTAAGAAAAACTAAGCTTATTTCATCTCCTATCCAAGTCAATGAGGAAAAAATAGATTCTGAAGTTCCTGTTACAGAAGCTGATCCTGAAATTTCTACAGAGGAGGATATTGTAACCGTACCCAAAGAAGAAATAGAAAAAGAAGAAGATACTTAG